CTCTCTGCGAACAGAGAGCACAGTTCTCCCAGTATTTTCTGACAGCTATGTACATATGTTATATGGGTACGACTGTGTGCATCTTTCAGACAAGTTCACAAGCCCGTGATGTGGGGACGAGCGATAAAAACAGCGCCTCTACCGGTGCTTCCTGTAAGGTCTAATACAACTTCCGGAACGTCAGGCAATCACAACATCAGCTGTTGTGGCCAAGATGGCGAATAGTCTGGCAGAGTTGGAGGTTCCCATGGACGCCGACCAAGCTGGGGACCAAGGGAAAAGTGTTTTGAGGCGTTGCAGAGGACGACCCAGGCTCACAGACTCCGACCGAGCCCAGAGGCGTCTCGAATCCCGAAAGAAGTACGATGTGAGGAGGGTGTACCTGGGAGAGTCTCACAAGCTGTGGAGTGAGCTCCGCAGACGGACCAGTCTGAGTGATGCTGGACTGGCAGAGTATCTGATCCTGCTCAACTCCACATATGGAGAAAAATACCAGCAGAAATACTGCGGGTAGGCATGGCCTCTTTATTCCTGCACCCTGACGGCGCACGTCTTCGTGTTTATCAGGACGGTGTGCTGTCAGATTATTAGCTATTCTTCCCATCAACCATTGCTGGTAGCAGATTGATCTTTTTTATGTCAGTGAGCAGCTTCGTTGTTTTATTCTACTTAACTTTATGCCTAATCTCAACGTGATGTTGCGTTACAGGAAGAAGATTGCCCCCGAAGTCACAGCTAAGCAGAAAAAAGGTAAGTTGTACCTTTAATAGATGGGGATGTTTCCCAGATCAGTGTCATAGGTTTGGGTGGTGTGAGATAACTGGCTctattaaaatcaaaaggatGAGATACTAAGTCATAGGTATTCGTGCTGTGGCTATTCAAGTTCCAACTTAAAATGTGAGGTTTAAGAACATTTATTGTCTTGGAAGAATCAACAAagtaattgataatgaaaataactctTTTTGACTCAGAAAGTCAAAATTATGACTTATGACTTATAAACTTCTCTTGTTTCCCAGGCAGGAAGGACCACGTGTCCAGCCTCCAGAGCCTGGTTTGTTGGTACCAGGAGCACTCCCACTCCTGCCCTCACGAGCCCCAGCTCAAGGCCCTGGAGCCCCAGCCCAACTTCTCCACTGCTGCTATCTGGCAATGTGACTCTAACCACTCATTTGTGCAATACCTTTTCTCACCACCGAGGGAGGCAAGTGACTCTGAACCTGAGGAGGGAGCGAACGGAGAGGAGAATGCGGGAAAAACAGAGCTGCTGGCGGCTAAAGGTGCACtgagcaggaggaaaaaaaaggaggttcACAAACAATTCAGAGGTTTGACTCATTTGGggtttttagttttgttgttcATGTCATGTGTAGTTTAATATTTCCTCCTTAATGATCAACACATCATTTTTCTTCATCTGCTTTTCTGTAGATGTGGGAGAAAATGTGGATGTTTCTGAGGTAGAACATACCACCACGAGCCCGATTACAGAGGCTGCCACTCTAAACCACCAGCCTGGCACAGAGGCTTCTTCCAGGGATGTTTCACTGACGGTGCAGCCTGTTTGGGAGGTGGAGATGGTCATGGAGCGACAGCAAAGCTCCCCCGCTGCAGCATTTCACTCCATCCCCTCAGAAGAGGAAGCTGAGGATCTGAGGCGAGGCGGAGACGGAGAggaaggaggtggagagagactCAGAGAAGAAGACGAAATCAGGACTATACCACCGAGTTACGACTGTGTTACCGTGACAGCATCTTTAGCTGATAAACTGGAGAAGACGGTTGAGGACTCAGTGCTGTCACAGAGCTTGAGTGGCTCTGTCCAACTGGCCACTCAGCCGCAGCTGTCAGTCCCACCACCCATGCAGGTACAAGAGCAGAGTGAGCTGTTTGACCCTCAGACTCTGCAGACAGTGGTGACAAGCTGTGAGATTCCTGACCAGAGGACGGCTTTGGAAGGCTCACAGGTCAGTGAATGAGTATCTTGCAGAGGTAGAAGTACACCTCTGCTACATGCTAAGGAATGTGCAGTAGCTTCCCTCAAAAGTTAcagttgtttttccattttcttcagtTGATTATCATCACCGGCCCCAGCTACGACGCCCTGTCGTCAGACAGCATCCAGCTCAACATGGGCGGCGGAAACGTGGAGGAAGTCACGTGCACTGTCATCGGGGGTGTCACCTACAACCAGGTGTGCGCGTGTGACTCGAAGATCAGAACAGAAGAGGACGAAGACTCCATGACAGGTGCGCTACATTGGCACTGCATTTTTAATGGGTCTGGGTGCAGGATGCTGGACTGTGAATGTGGATGCAGTGTCTGAAATTTTGTAATCTATTCCAGACATCAGCTCTCCCTCTGAATGTTATATCATCAACTGAAGCTACGAGCTGCTGCTTATTTTGTGATCCACTGGGTTCATTTGCCTACACCACTGTGTTTGAATTGTTGTAAATGAACTGCTCACACCCCGCAACAGCAGATTTTTATACTTGCATCCTCTGTAGATAATATGCAAATAGTATAtgacactgtaaaaatactatACCAAAGGAAAGTTGTGAGTCAGGTTATATTTCCCTAACGCAGAGCTGTTCAGCAGTCAAATATATCTAAACAGCATAAATAATTTTCAGCAGGCTGAGCTGCTGGCCAGGTCTTTACTGAACGTCCACAAGCTCCCAGTCCACTGGTCTGGAGACATTTAGATTCAGCTGATATCTGCATGTGACATTTTGTAATCGCTTTTCGCACTGGTCCTCTGCAGGTTTGAgtgacaaacagctgctgcagcccacTGTTGACGCTCTGGAGCTGAGTGGTGACAGAGAACTGCAGAGGAGTCTGAGCAGGTTTGTGGCACACGTACTCTACAAGGCGAATCCCAGTGCAAGAAACAGATTGAGAAGGATTTGAAGGCTCGGAGCTCTGCAGATATGAATTCCTCTCCCTGCCAGTTATTGTCCTCTTGTTGTAGTGAACTTCACagtgtccttgttttttttgcagcgtCAGGTCAAAGAGAAACAGGCGAGGCCCAGTCATTGAGGCTGACGGGATGCTCAAGATGTTCCACTGTCCATACGAGGGCTGCAGTCAAGTCTATGTAGCTATTAGCAGCTTTCAGGTAAAACAACAGCTTTCATACATACTTCATTACTCAATGAGTTCAGCTTTAGATTGAAGTCACCGCTTTCTTTCGATTTCTGTAGAATCATGTGAACCTAGTTCACAGGAAAGGGAGGACCAAGGTTTGTCCCCATCCAGGCTGTGGAAAGAAGTTCTACCTGTCAAACCATCTGCATCGTCATATGATCATCCATTCAGGTGggctcacagagacacacttgTTACGTCAGGATCTCATCTTCACAAACCTCCAAATGTAACTGGATCTTTCTGCAGGGGTTAGAGATTTCATCTGTGAGACGTGTGGGAAATCGTTCAAGCGCAAGAATCACCTGGAGGTTCATAGGCGGACCCACACAGGAGAAACACCACTTCAGTAAGTTACTAATGCTGAAAACTTTTCTTACTGACGTACAGGTTTTCACTGAATACAGCACGACCCAAAATCATCTGCATGAAAGTCACTCCTCTGATTTCCTCCCCGTTTCCTCCGTCAGATGTGAAATCTGTGGCTACCAGTGTCGCC
The window above is part of the Toxotes jaculatrix isolate fToxJac2 chromosome 18, fToxJac2.pri, whole genome shotgun sequence genome. Proteins encoded here:
- the znf653 gene encoding zinc finger protein 653, giving the protein MANSLAELEVPMDADQAGDQGKSVLRRCRGRPRLTDSDRAQRRLESRKKYDVRRVYLGESHKLWSELRRRTSLSDAGLAEYLILLNSTYGEKYQQKYCGKKIAPEVTAKQKKGRKDHVSSLQSLVCWYQEHSHSCPHEPQLKALEPQPNFSTAAIWQCDSNHSFVQYLFSPPREASDSEPEEGANGEENAGKTELLAAKGALSRRKKKEVHKQFRDVGENVDVSEVEHTTTSPITEAATLNHQPGTEASSRDVSLTVQPVWEVEMVMERQQSSPAAAFHSIPSEEEAEDLRRGGDGEEGGGERLREEDEIRTIPPSYDCVTVTASLADKLEKTVEDSVLSQSLSGSVQLATQPQLSVPPPMQVQEQSELFDPQTLQTVVTSCEIPDQRTALEGSQLIIITGPSYDALSSDSIQLNMGGGNVEEVTCTVIGGVTYNQVCACDSKIRTEEDEDSMTGLSDKQLLQPTVDALELSGDRELQRSLSSVRSKRNRRGPVIEADGMLKMFHCPYEGCSQVYVAISSFQNHVNLVHRKGRTKVCPHPGCGKKFYLSNHLHRHMIIHSGVRDFICETCGKSFKRKNHLEVHRRTHTGETPLQCEICGYQCRQRASLNWHMKKHTPEAHYNFTCEFCDKRFEKLDSVKFHKLKSHPDKQAT